Proteins encoded in a region of the Candidatus Moanabacter tarae genome:
- the dlgD gene encoding 2,3-diketo-L-gulonate reductase, whose product MERFYVVPERKHNKLVESAYLNRGYSSEEAGHAVTLAAEAARHGIRTHNALKGLELDRKLGSGSKGCIPGAKIEKLPCAFEACEIWNSNRKLGQAVAAEAMDRCMRLADRYGIGMVNVDNTFHYLWGGGHVMRVAKAGYIGYTNCTASYAEVVPFQGKAATIGTNPHSWGLPTTNAIGYPIVIDWATSVIASGRVEVSRREGQTLPSEAAVDKDGNVTQDPNEVVSLMPFGAHKGYGLGLLNELLASLIGGYLPTIRNRWSEVGEKQTCNFHFQVIHPQALSSGAFAGGRTQSENVRMVIKDVLGHGNEHCLLPGQIEAMAAARSATNGGLLFSEAEIEAFAEIAESCGMERWHVGEFKRAE is encoded by the coding sequence ATGGAGAGATTTTACGTAGTACCCGAGAGGAAGCACAATAAGTTAGTAGAATCAGCTTATTTGAATCGGGGATATTCTTCCGAAGAAGCAGGGCATGCGGTTACGTTGGCGGCTGAGGCAGCACGGCACGGGATAAGAACACACAATGCGCTTAAGGGACTGGAGCTCGATCGAAAGCTTGGGAGCGGTTCCAAGGGATGCATTCCGGGAGCGAAGATAGAAAAATTGCCTTGTGCTTTTGAGGCCTGTGAGATTTGGAATTCAAACCGAAAATTGGGGCAGGCGGTTGCTGCAGAAGCAATGGACAGGTGCATGCGATTAGCGGACCGATATGGTATTGGAATGGTAAATGTCGACAATACGTTTCACTACCTTTGGGGTGGCGGTCATGTAATGAGAGTGGCAAAGGCTGGCTACATCGGTTACACGAATTGTACGGCATCATACGCAGAGGTGGTCCCATTCCAGGGAAAGGCGGCCACGATTGGGACGAATCCGCATAGCTGGGGGTTACCTACAACCAATGCGATTGGATATCCAATTGTGATTGATTGGGCGACATCGGTAATTGCTTCGGGGCGTGTTGAAGTCTCGAGGAGGGAAGGCCAAACTCTTCCCTCTGAAGCGGCGGTGGACAAAGACGGGAATGTTACACAAGATCCGAATGAGGTGGTTAGTCTGATGCCTTTTGGTGCCCACAAAGGATACGGATTGGGTCTGCTAAATGAGCTTTTAGCGTCTCTAATTGGAGGATATCTTCCAACCATTCGTAATCGATGGAGCGAGGTTGGGGAAAAACAAACCTGTAATTTCCACTTTCAGGTGATTCATCCTCAAGCCCTGAGCTCAGGAGCATTTGCAGGAGGACGAACACAATCAGAAAATGTTCGAATGGTGATAAAAGATGTGCTGGGCCATGGGAATGAGCATTGCCTGTTGCCTGGACAGATTGAGGCTATGGCAGCAGCTCGAAGTGCGACTAATGGTGGTTTGCTTTTTAGTGAAGCAGAGATTGAGGCTTTTGCCGAGATCGCGGAGAGTTGTGGAATGGAAAGGTGGCATGTTGGAGAATTTAAGAGGGCGGAATAG
- the kdgK_1 gene encoding 2-dehydro-3-deoxygluconokinase: MAKLEIRPPGSCRYDLISLGEVMLRLDPGDERVRTTRSFKVWEGGGEYNVARGLRRCFGLRTGVITAFAENEVGRLIEDFIFQGGVDTTHIKWVPYDGVGRRVRNGLNFTERGFGLRGAVGVSDRGHSATAQLKPGDFDWDQIFGEEGVRWFHTGGIFAALSDTTPEILEEAVTAAQRHGTIVSYDLNYRPSLWEDVGGYEKAQEVNRRIAKNVDVMLGNEEDFTACLGFNVEGLDETISSIEVDSFKNMIRTAVTEFPNFKVTATTLRTVKSATVNDWGAICWADGEFYEAIYREGLEIMDRVGGGDSFASGLIYGFLSQYDPQEAVEYGAAHGALAMTTPGDTSMASLAEVEKLVGGGGARVVR; the protein is encoded by the coding sequence ATGGCGAAACTGGAAATACGACCGCCTGGAAGTTGTCGGTATGATTTGATCTCTCTAGGTGAGGTGATGTTACGCCTCGACCCAGGAGATGAAAGAGTTAGAACGACGCGTTCTTTTAAAGTTTGGGAAGGTGGCGGGGAGTACAATGTCGCACGGGGCCTTAGGCGCTGTTTCGGGCTGCGTACCGGTGTCATAACAGCGTTTGCGGAAAATGAAGTGGGACGGTTGATAGAAGACTTCATTTTTCAGGGTGGTGTTGATACCACTCACATTAAGTGGGTTCCGTATGATGGGGTGGGAAGGCGAGTCCGGAATGGGCTTAACTTTACCGAGAGAGGTTTCGGACTGAGAGGAGCCGTCGGTGTATCCGATAGGGGGCATTCGGCGACAGCTCAACTGAAGCCAGGTGACTTTGATTGGGACCAGATTTTCGGGGAAGAGGGTGTCCGTTGGTTTCACACCGGGGGGATCTTTGCAGCCCTATCTGATACGACCCCTGAGATCCTGGAAGAGGCAGTGACGGCCGCTCAGCGGCATGGGACGATTGTCTCCTATGACCTGAACTATCGCCCCTCGCTTTGGGAAGATGTGGGAGGATATGAGAAGGCCCAGGAGGTGAATCGTCGAATAGCGAAAAATGTCGACGTTATGTTAGGAAACGAGGAGGATTTCACCGCCTGTCTTGGATTCAATGTTGAAGGGCTAGATGAGACTATTTCTTCGATCGAAGTAGATAGTTTTAAAAACATGATTAGAACGGCTGTGACCGAATTTCCTAACTTCAAAGTCACAGCTACAACACTACGGACTGTGAAGAGCGCAACCGTCAATGATTGGGGCGCGATCTGCTGGGCGGATGGCGAGTTTTACGAAGCGATCTATCGTGAGGGATTGGAAATAATGGATCGGGTAGGAGGCGGCGATAGTTTTGCCTCTGGGCTAATTTACGGATTCCTGTCCCAATATGATCCCCAGGAGGCGGTAGAATATGGTGCTGCACATGGAGCTCTTGCCATGACGACACCAGGTGACACTTCAATGGCTAGTTTAGCCGAAGTAGAAAAATTGGTAGGCGGCGGCGGCGCGCGGGTAGTGCGCTAG
- the iolW_2 gene encoding scyllo-inositol 2-dehydrogenase (NADP(+)) IolW, which translates to MQKNSGMHYVPEGKTERVVDEGEFIFASAFLDHGHIKGQTKGLIGAGGTLKYVYDKVPDRAAEFSKDFPNVEIVDSFERILDDESIDLVAAAAVPNKRGPIGLEVMDAGKDYFTDKAPFTSLEQLESARLKVNETGCKYLVYYGERLHNESAWKAGELIKEGAVGRVLQVINIAPHRLAASTRPEWFFVKEKYGGILIDIGSHQFEQFLDYSGANDAEIKFARVANFGNPEYPELEDFGEASLIMDTGTSCYCRVDWFTPNGLNAWGDGRTFVLGTEGTIEVRKYLDVGRDSSGDIIFLTDGVSEKEIRCSGQIGFPAFGMLILDVLNRTETFMTQHHAFKAAELSLRAQEMAIS; encoded by the coding sequence ATGCAGAAAAATAGTGGAATGCACTATGTTCCGGAAGGAAAGACGGAAAGGGTAGTTGACGAAGGAGAATTCATATTCGCCTCGGCCTTTCTCGATCACGGACATATCAAAGGCCAGACAAAAGGACTGATTGGTGCTGGGGGGACATTGAAGTATGTCTACGATAAAGTCCCGGATAGAGCAGCAGAGTTTTCTAAGGATTTTCCCAATGTTGAAATCGTTGACTCGTTTGAGAGGATTCTTGACGACGAATCTATAGATTTAGTAGCGGCGGCAGCGGTTCCCAACAAAAGAGGCCCCATCGGATTGGAGGTAATGGATGCCGGGAAAGACTATTTCACCGACAAGGCGCCTTTCACGAGCCTGGAACAGCTGGAGTCGGCTCGCTTGAAAGTTAATGAAACAGGTTGCAAGTATCTCGTCTACTACGGTGAGCGCCTACACAATGAGAGCGCGTGGAAAGCAGGCGAATTGATCAAGGAAGGTGCTGTAGGAAGGGTCCTTCAAGTAATCAATATAGCACCGCATCGACTAGCAGCATCAACCCGTCCGGAATGGTTTTTCGTTAAGGAAAAATACGGGGGTATTTTGATCGACATAGGTTCTCATCAGTTCGAGCAATTTCTCGATTATTCCGGAGCTAACGATGCTGAAATTAAGTTTGCAAGAGTGGCAAATTTCGGGAATCCGGAATATCCGGAATTAGAGGATTTTGGAGAAGCATCGCTGATAATGGATACTGGTACTTCCTGCTATTGCCGAGTCGATTGGTTTACTCCAAACGGACTAAACGCATGGGGCGATGGTCGAACCTTCGTCCTAGGAACGGAAGGTACAATTGAGGTACGGAAATATCTCGATGTGGGGAGAGATTCCTCAGGTGATATTATCTTCCTAACGGACGGTGTCTCTGAAAAGGAGATCAGATGTTCCGGTCAGATAGGATTTCCAGCCTTTGGGATGCTAATCCTGGATGTGCTTAATCGGACAGAGACTTTTATGACACAACATCATGCTTTCAAAGCGGCAGAGTTGAGCCTTCGGGCTCAGGAAATGGCAATTAGTTGA
- the xylA gene encoding Xylose isomerase, whose translation MKMNSAFPEISKIQYEGPDSKNPLAFKHYDSTEEVEGRSMADHLRFAVAYWHTMRNLLTDPFGAGTALMPWDDGTGSIENAQNRVRVFFEFLEKLGADFFCFHDRDIAPEGRSLKETNANLDSVVDIIEEEQESKGKKLLWGTANLFTHPRYVHGAATSCNANVFAYASAQVKKAIEVTHRLRGDGYVFWGGREGYSTLLNTDLKRELDHLACFLHMAVEYKQEIGFQGQFYIEPKPCEPTKHQYDSDAAACLNFLREYDLIEHLKLNIETNHATLAGHTVEHELEVCAAANALGSIDANTGDTLLGWDTDQFPTDIYMTTRIMLIVMRMGGFVAGGLNFDAKRRRESFETADLFHAHIGGMDAFARGLKIASSIRTDGRLAEFVKERYGSWDKGIGERIEEGKVSLGELESYALERDEPLNISGHQEMLENLINEFI comes from the coding sequence ATGAAGATGAATTCAGCATTCCCAGAGATATCTAAAATTCAATACGAGGGACCAGATTCCAAGAATCCACTGGCATTTAAACACTATGACAGTACCGAGGAAGTCGAAGGTAGGTCAATGGCGGATCATCTCCGGTTTGCAGTGGCTTACTGGCATACCATGCGTAATCTGCTGACAGATCCTTTTGGGGCAGGCACGGCACTTATGCCCTGGGATGATGGAACCGGGTCTATTGAGAATGCTCAGAATCGGGTTCGGGTGTTTTTCGAGTTCTTAGAGAAGTTGGGCGCTGACTTCTTCTGTTTCCACGACCGGGATATCGCTCCGGAGGGAAGGTCTCTAAAAGAAACAAACGCAAATCTAGATTCTGTCGTCGATATTATCGAAGAAGAGCAGGAAAGTAAGGGAAAAAAACTCCTTTGGGGTACGGCCAACCTTTTCACCCATCCCCGTTATGTGCACGGTGCTGCTACCAGCTGTAATGCTAATGTGTTCGCCTACGCGTCAGCCCAGGTTAAAAAGGCAATCGAAGTAACCCATCGTTTGCGCGGTGATGGTTACGTCTTTTGGGGTGGTCGAGAAGGATACAGCACTCTTCTCAACACCGATCTAAAACGGGAACTTGACCATCTGGCTTGCTTCCTCCACATGGCGGTGGAATACAAGCAGGAGATTGGTTTTCAAGGTCAGTTTTATATTGAGCCAAAACCGTGTGAGCCGACTAAGCATCAGTACGATTCTGATGCCGCGGCTTGCCTGAATTTTCTTCGGGAATACGATCTAATAGAGCATCTTAAACTTAATATTGAGACTAATCACGCCACCTTGGCGGGTCATACTGTTGAGCATGAGTTAGAGGTTTGTGCCGCAGCTAATGCGCTTGGATCGATCGATGCGAATACTGGAGATACGCTTCTCGGATGGGACACTGATCAGTTCCCCACAGACATCTATATGACGACTAGAATTATGCTAATTGTGATGCGGATGGGCGGATTTGTGGCCGGAGGGTTAAACTTCGATGCAAAACGCCGTAGGGAATCATTTGAGACGGCTGATTTATTCCATGCTCACATAGGAGGAATGGATGCTTTCGCACGAGGTCTTAAAATTGCTTCTTCAATTCGCACAGATGGGCGACTAGCTGAGTTTGTCAAGGAACGATACGGGTCATGGGATAAAGGAATCGGAGAGCGGATTGAAGAAGGGAAAGTAAGCTTAGGCGAACTAGAGAGCTATGCATTGGAAAGAGATGAGCCATTGAATATTTCTGGGCACCAGGAGATGCTGGAGAATTTGATCAACGAATTCATCTAG